The genomic DNA gaaagtgatgaacaagcccctctgctactgaactgagcagatcaacagcccacaagtgtcattgacttgatgttagaCTCTCATCACAAAGGGTTCctgtcattttttgagcagtgtatttaacatatagtgcctttcacaaactaTTAAGTACTGTAGGGGTGTGTCAGACTTCTGGGGGGCTACAGGTTCTCATTTCAGCCCCTTTCTTCACTAACGCCGCTGTTTGAACTGACTTCTCTCGGTTTCGTTTGAGTTGACTTTCTTTTTAAGGCTCAggactctttttttgtttttctttctttcttcatgaaACAGAAGCCCAATGGCGATGTGACACAAAGCACGCCGACCAATGGCCTCAAATTCCAGCCACTTTTTGACAtgaattatttggctgatgccttcatTCTGggggacttacaacatttatggtacagctggtgacatttctttttttttgttttttccaattcaagctcaggcaggtcaggtgacttgctcagggtcacactgtggtgtcagtagtgggatttgaccccacagcctcagggtttgaagtccaaagccttagccactatGCCACGCTGCCTGCCTGTTTTATAAATTCAATGCCAATTCTTGGTGTTagtgaaacacatttttaatttcataaactactggtgtttttattttggccacacagacatttatatttttttttgtagggtACCACAGAGCAGATTTTGGAGGAGCAGTCAAAAGTGCTGAGCTGAACCGAGTCGTGCTGCTGTGGCAGAACCTGAAATGAGCAGTTGGTGCTCACAGACCTGCCAGGGTGTCTGGATAAAATACAAAAGTCTAAAATCACATCAGAGAAGGGGCTTATGTGGGGTTACTGCTGAGAAAGGAAACTATGGGGGCCATGACTTTTATAACACGGGTGTCAGGGGTCCTGATTTAAAATGGGTCTTTGTGCTCACTCAGTTCTTGTTCTCTGTTGGTGCATTTTGTCAAAATGTCTGATGCAGTCATTGTGTAAAATGGGGgaaaacaaaaaattttaagaTGGGGGCAAATATATTTCCAAAGCACTTCAGATAGAtggttatgaaaggcactatataatagacagacagagaacTAAGGAGTCCATCCACCGTTCCTGTGTTTTCAAATCATTACAATGCAGTTTGggactgattttaaaatcctcacATTGGCATATAAAGTCCTTAATGGCTTAGCTGTCATGTCAAAGTGTACACGAGGACCACGAGGGTCATTCAGGCCTGCTAGCTCAGCTCATGGCCATTAGCTGCCAACTGGATTAACTGGAATTGAAAACTGATCGATGGAGAGAAGTGGAAACTCGTTAGACCGGAGTTGAGTCTCTCAGATTTGCTTGGAATGTTTTAATTACATCATTGACTCTTACTGGGGGTATAAGAAATAATCAGTCATCGAATACAAGGTTAGGCTGTCAGGCTGGCATTCATATGCTGCCCTTTCTTTACAATTCTGCCaccaaacacatttaaaatatgacGGAGTGAGTGACACTCTGACCGCCACACATACCAGTGGCCAAAAGTGATTAATATTGAAATCCATCTGAAAAAAATGAGATGAGCAATGGGAACaagaaaatgatagatagatagatagatagatagatagatagatagatagatagatagatagatagatagatagatagataggcactatataacatagataggtgaaaggcactatattatagatagatagatagatagatagatagatagatagatagatagatagatagataatgcaaaaggcactatataatagatagataggtgaaaggcactatattatagatagatagatagatagatagatagatagatagatagatagatagatagatagatagatagatagatagatagatagatagatagatagatagataggcattatataacatagataggtgaaaggcactatatgatagatagatagatagatagatagatagatagatagatagatagatagatagatagatagatagatagatagatagatagatagataggcattatataacatagataggtgaaaggcactatatgatagatagatagatagatagatagatagatagatagatagatagatagatagatagatagatagatagatagatagatagatagatagatagatagatcgtttttgatattcccaaattctcgcacactacatctctgctgcggaacctgcactggctccctgtggctgcccgcatcaggttcaaaaccctaacacttgcctttaaggccaaaactggagctgcaccaccttacatatcagcactggtcaagcagcgtgtcacttctcgctgtctcagaacatcaagcactgcacgtctcgaaccacccttacttaaaagaagaggacgacatgcatcaagactctttgcagtgttggctcctcagtggtggaacgaacttcctcttgctgtacgaacagcggagaccctcactgtcttcaaacgtcgtctgaagacacacttctttcaacagcacttggactaaagtccccatacttttttttctaccctttttttcaaaaaaaaaaaaaaaaaaattttgtactaacttactactattttcttctagcagggttttgtatacaacttggtcagcggtaacttgtttaatgacagtagatttaatcctagccttaaagactgaagaacagtcgtagactactaagcactgttgtaagtcgctctggataagagcgtctgctaaatgatgtaaatgtaaatgtaaatgtagatagatagatagataatgtgaaaggcactatattataaatagataatgtgaaaggcactatataatagatggatagtgATAGATATGTAAATGGCACTatatagtaaattaaaaagacaacATGGAAATGATAGGGAGAGGAGATGATTTTTCTTTCAGCTGGCACTTCTTCCTTGCCTCTCTTCCATAAAGACCCCTTCTTGCAGATTGTTTTGGTGTGAATGTCCTCGCCCATCACAGTCACTGGCTGGAGTGACCATTGGTGTCACATGGGCCTCTCTGAGAAGTGCCATTTTTGGAGGTTGGCCATGCTTGGCAGTGTGGCTGTAGTttcttgttttgttctgtttctgAGCCACTGGGTGCAGACCACCAACAACTCAGGGCAGTGGGTCAGGTGAGTGATGGCGCTAAGCAGAGGGAGCCTGAGAATGACAAAGGGGACAGAGAAGATCTTTCAAATCTCACCCTTTGCATTTTACCTTTTTAGAAagttgtctgcaggttttcagttGGCTTCTTTTTTGATTTGCCGTGATGGACCCTGATGTGTAGATCAGCCTGACCTTCTTACTCAGATATATTGTAGAGTTTAGAGTTTgagacaataaaatgtgaataaagctttGGGGACGGTGGGAGTGAATACTCTTTtcaagaccctgtagttagtgGTCACTGGTGAGGCCTGCTGtgcttatatagtgcctctccacTCCAGTCTCTGCAGTTGTGCTCAGGTCAGTTGCGGTGCCTCACGTGGGCCGAGGACGTCCTCGTCACACTGCTAGCCAATCAGAAATGAGTGAGATAAGAGCACCTGATGggagtttgtgttttattttcaagcACGTTGAGACTGCAGTTGACGTCCGTGGATGTGGAATTCTTACAGAGGAAGCAAGGACTCCCTCAGAGGTTGGTGTCTACTGCTGTTGAGTGTGTTCAGTACTCCCACTTTCTCCTGCAGATGTCATGCGTCCCCAAAGACACTGATCATGATAATCAATAACTGAACATAAAGTAATGGACAAAAGTGTCACTGAACAACAATGGAGGAGTCACCTCAGACCGGCCAGGTGTCTTTCCCAAGGACTTGGTGTGGCTCACTTGACTgggcacacagacacatggacacaCATCAACATGGCAATGTCATTTTATTGCgtgcaaaaagaaacaaatctacAAATCTATAAAAAGCATAAAGGCACAAAGAGCCTGCTAGTGTGGGAGAAACATCTATGCAGGCAGGAGCAGAGCCAGCAATTCCAGCAGGGACAGACTTGGAGAAACTGGTGCTGATGGCATGTAGGCAGGAGGAAGGTAAGGAGGAGCCATAGGAGGAGCCATTGGAGGAGCCATAGGAGGATACGGGTTTGGATAGAACATCGGCGGCATCCTGTATCTCTGcaagacaaaaagaagaagatcAGTGCCAGGGTCAGCTCAGACTCAGGATACAAAAGACGACATCAGAAGAGCTCCAGCCGTCTGGTCATAGAGAACATAAGAGCACACTTGAGAGGACCGGCCATCATGGCCATCACGGCGTATCAGCCTGACTTGAACAAAACATCTTATGAAGTAACCTGACCAAGGAAATAAAAGAGGAACCATCAACAGCTTCAGCTGGATGAGCAGCCTCAACATCAGGTAGCTGAGATGCGGGAGGACGTTTGTTGACAAGCCATTGGACGTCAGTATCCACTCTCTTTAAAGACCTCCTGGACATCTGAGGCCCCCCTGATTTCTCTGTCAGAAACGGACACCATGCCCACTACAGAGAATGGAACTGATGAAGAGACATCAGCCGTCAGTCTGCACTTTCCTTAATGGCAGCGATAAGGACCACCTGGATGCTCCAAGTCCTTTCGTCACTTTAGCTACAAGACGTGGACACGGTGCTACCTACAGAGCCTTTGCAGGTTGCCCTCTGCTTTCCATAATGGCATTGGTAAGGACCTCCTGGACTTGTGAGACCCCTGGACTGCTCTGAAAGTCAGAAACAGACTCAGTGCCCCCTTCAAAGAATTTAACTGATGAAGAGCCACTGGAGGTTGCCCTCTGCTCTCCTAAATCAGCAGTGATCAAAACCTCGTTGATCTGACTGGTCAATGTGGTCTTAGGTCCCCCTATGGAAAAAGAAGCTGAGGAAGAGACATCAAGCACTGCTCCTCACTCTTTCTTTTGAACGGTAGTGATGAAGACTCCTGGACACCTGAGGCCCCCCCTTCATTGCTCTGACTGTCAGAAGTGGGCACAGAGCCCTCTACAGAGAATGGGCATATGGGATGTTGCTTGCCACTCCACAGTACTCGTGTTATTTTAATATCAAAAGTCAAGTGGAGATGGATGGACATGCGTTAGGCTTGCAGAGTGGGTGAGATGAGGGGACTGGGTGGGCTCCATATGCATGTACTTCTTGGTTCATGGATGATATGTTTCAAGGCCTGTGGGGTAAAGCCCTGAGCCCCCCTCATAAATGCACAGCATCCAAGAGGAATGTTCAGCCAATTAGCCCACCTTCCCTGAGGTTGTCAGAAGTGCCGGTGCTCCATAATCTCAGTAATGGCCTCCCAACCCAACAAGAACTGCTGGTGTTCTATTAGTGCGTCTTGCTTTATGGAATTGCACCGCAAGTCGAGAGTTGTGTCCGTCTGTGACACCAGAGCCCAGCTGTTAAATTCTAACCATGCCAATGCCCGACCTTAACGTCCATCCTAAAGGTGTCTCCCAAAAAACTGCACTGACCACATGGCACTTTGTCACAGACTTCTGCACACCAGGAAATGTCAGAGCGCAACTGAGGTAACCAATCGTCATCTCAATGAGAGCGCACTGGAGACATCGATGAGCACTGGCCCACTCCAAGGTCAGGAGGAGACTCTTCAAGTGTGAGGATCAAGGGCCGTACATGCAGGTGCTGCCTTACTGTGTGTCCCCTTTGTCATGTTAAGACTTACCTCTCCACTTGAAGAGCGCGCTTCTCTATGGAGCTTCTTTAGCACCTGCACAAAGGAGAACAGAAAGTGAGAATggataattgtgtgtgtgtgtacattatatatatatatactgtattagacatataaaaatggaagatctgtgtgtgtgtatggagcagtcagCCACAATCACTAGACAGAGCCttaatgcacttttacattttctcaACACTTGTATGCACCTCACTACGAAAGACCTGAATTCCTGCTGCATGCATTGACATCGTGCCAGGGACCTGCGGTCAttcatcatgaaaaataaaaaaaataataatgataacataaaattaatgtgtccactggtctatgcagtaaatttgttttctgtataattccaataattttgatagtCAAAAATCAccgaattggcgcatttcctgttcaaatacagcagagaaacgcgaggtgcggcagcgacgagACAACCgaacctcggactgcgctctccttcccacactgacggggttgatgcgcgtgcctgtcgctgtctctcttTGTGTCGCCAATAGAAGGTTTGCAGAtacctttattatacaccctgactttccacagtctggctaatatcgttaacgaatgtgtgtgacatatttagtctcgctgattggacataaaaccgcagtgaaaaggcacaaggcgaggcagacagtaccgtggcgtcctgaagggggcgcatgtgagcccaacaggcgcTCGTTGCTGTTGTTCTTCTGCACAGAGGCGCCGATCAGTTaccgacatcagaaagtcaagcgcactgcagcgggccgtttattttaatttttttgttccgactgactgccaaaatggaagattaagacttttaaaaactaaaggaaaatatggaggacttttacaagaaagtgacgaaGATTATCGTGGAGGAGGATAAGCgcgtggacttcatttacaaataaacgtTAGGACCATAAATGGGtttcaattttataaagaaaaagggatcatccatccatccatccattttccaacccgctgaatccgaacacagggtcacgggggtctgctggagccaatcccagccaacacagggcacaaggcaggaaacaatcctgggcagggtgccaacccaccgcaggacacacacaaacacacccacacaccaagcacacactagggccaatttagaatcgccaatccacctaacctgcatgtctttggactgtgggaggaaaccggagcgcccggaggaaacccacgcagacacggggagaacatgcaaactccacgcagggaggacccgggaatcgaacccaggtccccagatctcccaactgcgaggcagcagcgctacccactgcgccaccgtgccgcccaaaaagggatcaaactaagaaaaaaaaatccaatatttaaaaactaaattttgaccttaaatattcttttgttttacgtgttatcctttttgttgaacagtctgtattaaaatggattaaagcatcagaattataAGCCTTTAAAAAcaactacatactgtatttcaattaaCGTCAAaattgaaaaactttttttttgtacacctttctatactttcatttgtattaaatgagtgtgaattgtAGAATCGCAACGGCAAACTGAGAACACGTGGAGGGTGAGGACTGAGcaaaggctctctctctctctctctctctctctctctctctctctctctctccctctccgctctctctctctctctctctctctctctccctctccgctctctctctctctctctctctctctctctctctccctctccgctctctctctctctctctctctctctctctctccctctccgctctctctctctctctctctctctctctctccctctccgctctctctctctctctctctctctctctctcctctctccccGCTGTCTCTCTCACCGTTCTTTCTTAGTCAGATATGCGCCttacctgtctgtgtgtgtaaagaatgagatATGAAAAATACATAACCAGTAATCAATGTGCCAATTGATTAGTGAATAAGCTCTCTCGGGTTCATATTGTAAAACTGACTCTGAAgaagtcaccagccatgaacctcaccgcacgtcactccCCTCTAGACACAATAAGCCCTCATttgcaggcccggccttaggcataggcgaagtaggcgaccgcctagggccctggcgtccggggggccccggatcgacggcggccaggcccccggcccgcccctcccctcgcatgtttaaatcacgtgggccagcagggtgatgacctcgtaacattacaagaaaaagtctccttggtctaattttcacgcatttcgcagagcttccaggggggctccgcccccctcagggggcccctggacacccctttcgcctagggccccataatacctaagaccgggcctgctcaTTTGATTGGACCAAattatgtccatccattatccaacccgctatatcctaactacagggtcacgggggtctgctggagccaaacccagccaacacagggtgcaaggcaggaaacaaaccccgggcaaggcgccagcccaccgcaggtcctGGAAATTCATTTCCGGTTTTATTTTCTAATTCTTTATCATTAAAAGCAGTTGTCAAACCTGCATAAATGAGGAAGAAATGGTGACTTACTTCTACACTTGAAGGTCTCGCTTCTCTATGCAACTTCTCTTGCACCTATAAAAAGGAGAACAAAGAATGATATAAAAGGACAAGTCTGTCTGTTTGGTTATATActatttgttatgggatttgtaaatgtAGTGCTAATGatggtgatgcaccatctgttggaatgataaaggcaATGCATGTTATTCTTTCATGCTTTACagaatacattccagtagatggtgcacagCAAACACTAATACTGTGGTTTATGTTAACTACttggatttcaacccatcttatgCAGGCAGCACATACTAGTCCACCTTAACAAAATGCCTGCGTATCTGTGTGGCCATCTGGTTACTATAtctctctcattccaacagacggcacatcacaaaccttaacactgcttttatgaatcccataccaaaaggcatatcatattgacatatgcattgcatttgccattctaacagatggcacatcacaaacatttataaaaatgcattttatggctacaaatgtttgttatgtgccatctgttggaatgacacaaaacattttacttcatgcatttcaaaatgcattccaacagatggtgcactgcaaataatAAAGCTGAGGTCTACCTAGATTATTTGGATTTTAGCCCATCTTAAATGGCTAGTCCACCCAAGTGGCTGTGTAATACTACACCTGTGTGTCAGTCTGGTTGCTGTTGCCTCTGCCATAGTCaacatttgttgtaatataatgcattgcatttgtcattccaacagatggcacatctcaaaccttagcactgcttttaaaatcccataccaaaagagATAATgttgacatatgcattgcatttgcctttccaacagatggcacatcacaattaTGGCTAAAatgtttgtgccatctgttgctATGAcaattgtaatgcattttattaattgcattacaaaatactgtacattccagTAAATGACGCACTGCAAACGTAAAGTCTACATCGATTCCTTGGATTTTAACCCATTTTAGATAAGTAGCACAGttcattcaccttaataaaagaacaaatgtctgtgtatttttgcatctgtgtgtcagtctggttgttttactgtatatctgcctttccaacagatggcacatcacaaacatttgtggtaataaaactacttgcatttatcattccaacagatggtgcattgcaaacactaacactgtatctatctattgtgcacACACATATAACTTCACAGAAACTTGAGAATACATCACTTAGCAGATTTTGCTGTTAGCTCCATTTGTGAAAATCCCACTGTGTGCTGGACAAGTTCTGGATTAGTTACTTAGCAGAGAAatcatttcttgtgttttgtgatcGGTTTTGTTCTTCCTTATTTCTTGTTTGCTTACTAAACCTCTTTTTCGTtgtgaaaggtgctttataaaaattGAGATGAGCTACCTTAAACATCTCCATTTCACAAACCAGTAAGAAAATGTTCACATGGTGTAGGAAACTGTTTTAAAAGTTGTGTTTTCCGATTTTCTGGCTGTTTCTTTAAAGTGTTTAGCCTTGGGCATAGTACACCACTGCTAGTCGGGGTGGTGGGAGGGGATGTCAGACTTGATGACTGCGTTTGCCAGAGGACGTCAGATTACACGACTAAGAATCGCAGTTCATTTCCGTatcactttttctttatttattagatGTTCTCCTAACAGTAAGCCCGTAATAATAAAACGTAACTGTAGCGGGGTACGTAAAAAACGTTTCCAATGGAACTTTGCAAAATCATGCAGTTGAAAACGGAGCCCAAATAGAACCGTGGAGCCGAAAAGCCTTAAAAAACCACAGAGCGAGAACAGAAGGCCTTGCTTGATCTGCTGCATGCTGCTTCTTGCTGGTGGTGGAGGCTCTGCAGCTAATTGTACTTCAAACTTTTTAAACGTAACACTTTTCATAGAAGTACCCGATCGAGGTTTAATTCACTGTTGTGGTCTCTAGCTCAAATTATTAGCTACACCGGACCTGACGGATAGCAGGTCATTGTAGTGCTTTGACGACAAATTAGAGCGTCGCGGAAATACAGAATCATTATAATGCGCAAATGAGCAACGGAAATACCGAGCACGCGTTTGTCCAATCTGTGCACGAAGAGTTACCGAACCGCAGCTAGGGAGTTTGTTTCCGGATTTATTGACTTATACAAACGTTTAGCTGCTTATGCTCTTGACTGTCACACTCGCTAACGTCATGTCACGATTTCAAAGAAAAGCAGAAGTGCGCTGCCGCGAGTGAGGAGCACGCAGGCGCAGTAGTCGCACACATAGCTGCTCTTCAGAAGCGGCGCGCGCATCTTCGgagtaaaagacaaaaaatgacaaaagtaaagATTAAAGCGGCCTCTTTCGATGTACATTTGAAACTGTAAACTAATCCGTTTTCGTTGTTTAAGATAGACATGTATGAAAATTCTTTAATGTGTTTCAAAGAGTTGTTTTGAAATCTTAGAACTTTGTACAGTGCGCCGTATTCAAGCCATGTCATCTAAAATGGAACTTGACCATATCTGACCGACTCGTTTCCATGAAGAGCAAATGTGccaaattgaaacagaaatcggTCCACTTGAAGCCGAGCTGTTTCATGTGGGCAATCggatagacaggcagacagacagactgactgagtgactgagaCTGGGGAGCGCGTGGCGGTAAAGCTCGGTAGTCCATCTGCGGTCGGTTTGTGGAAAGCTGTTAAGAAGGCTACAAGTGCGCGAGTTTAGATGTTTGGTTCAGAACTAtgaaaatatcacaaataaaACGACGTTAGATGCACCGCGACGGACAATGGACATGTCTTGATTATATTCAATCCTGTTTGACTGTACACTCGTAAACATAACGGCTTCTTATAACTGCGCCTTGTGGTTGCTCATATAAGTTTGTAAAAGTTGAGTAAAGACACTGGAGCTGTGCGGTTCCCttgctttattcttttcttttctttttcttgtgcaCCCACTgtactttttcttctcttttcttttctttccagacCCAACTAATCCATTGACCGTGTTCAAGGAAAAAGCAATCAGTTAAGAGATCACAAACAACTGAACTGAATTACAGGCAACAACAAAATAATTCGTATctataatttaaatgtattaaatcaaGCTAGTATCTATataatctaaatatatatcacttgCACCCGTATAAAGCCATTGCTTGACAATGAAGTATGTCGTTCtgtggcatttttttaaaatataaaatcggctcttttggctttgatttgtggataaaacagaaatctttaatccTAAGTAGGCGATgatacaacagatcaagaaaacgtGAACTTCACCTGAGTCATTATATGAAGTGAGAGTCATTTTAAAACCAGGAGCCCATTGATATTTCACAAGTCTCTAATGGAGCCTGATGTGGACCACAGTAGACTtgtggatggatcttttgggaaccaaCAATGGATCTCCTATGGCATCACAGTGAAGAGCCACTCTGAACCTTTA from Erpetoichthys calabaricus chromosome 5, fErpCal1.3, whole genome shotgun sequence includes the following:
- the LOC127527927 gene encoding protein piccolo-like, with the translated sequence MKSVVVMMCLLGVSLCLPVQEKLHREARPSSVEVLKKLHREARSSSGERYRMPPMFYPNPYPPMAPPMAPPMAPPYLPPAYMPSAPVSPSLSLLELLALLLPA